In Nocardia yunnanensis, one DNA window encodes the following:
- a CDS encoding ABC transporter ATP-binding protein, which yields MARLQIDAVSKRFDADYAVREVSLDIADGEFLVLLGPSGCGKSTLLRMIAGLEQPSQGRILLDGNDITHEVPQQRDLAMVFQSYALYPHLTVAKNIGFPLRARRTPRARIAERVDQVARTLELSALLDRRPAALSGGQRQRVALARAMVRDPGAFLMDEPLSNLDAKLRSATRAELIALHRRLGATFLYVTHDQVEAMTMATRIALLNAGRVEQVGTPEELYDRPRTAFVAGFLGAPPMNIFPAEVVSHAGCLRVRTDGVDAALGIDADAVGGPGETGGGTPVLAGVRPERLRIDPTATAMRGRVTMVENLGSEELVHVAAGAVQLSVRATRPAGVQAGDDIGLRCDPADLHLFDPHSGLRLRWQEPAPTTSAEPAASVA from the coding sequence GTGGCCCGCTTGCAGATCGACGCGGTGTCGAAACGATTCGACGCCGACTACGCGGTGCGCGAGGTGAGCCTCGATATCGCGGATGGGGAGTTCCTGGTGCTGCTCGGCCCCAGCGGGTGCGGCAAATCCACGCTGCTGCGCATGATCGCGGGCCTGGAGCAGCCGTCGCAGGGGCGAATCCTGTTGGACGGCAACGACATCACCCACGAGGTGCCGCAGCAGCGAGACCTCGCCATGGTGTTCCAGAGCTATGCGCTCTACCCGCATCTGACGGTCGCGAAGAACATCGGATTCCCGTTGCGCGCCCGCCGTACCCCCCGCGCCCGGATCGCCGAGCGGGTCGATCAGGTGGCGCGCACGCTGGAGTTGTCGGCCCTGCTGGACCGTCGCCCCGCCGCGCTGTCGGGTGGTCAGCGGCAGCGAGTCGCGCTGGCGCGGGCCATGGTTCGCGATCCCGGCGCGTTCCTGATGGACGAACCGCTGTCGAATCTGGACGCGAAACTGCGCAGCGCCACCCGTGCCGAGCTGATCGCCCTGCACCGGCGGCTCGGCGCCACCTTCCTGTACGTGACCCACGACCAGGTGGAGGCCATGACCATGGCCACCCGCATCGCCCTGCTCAATGCCGGCCGGGTGGAACAGGTCGGCACGCCCGAGGAGCTCTACGATCGGCCGCGCACCGCGTTCGTGGCCGGGTTCCTGGGCGCGCCGCCGATGAACATCTTTCCGGCAGAAGTGGTTTCGCACGCGGGATGCCTGCGCGTGCGCACCGACGGTGTCGACGCCGCCCTCGGCATCGATGCCGATGCGGTGGGCGGCCCGGGCGAAACCGGCGGCGGCACACCCGTTCTGGCCGGCGTCCGCCCCGAACGCCTGCGCATCGACCCGACCGCCACGGCGATGCGCGGCCGCGTGACCATGGTCGAGAACCTCGGCAGCGAGGAGCTCGTGCACGTCGCCGCGGGGGCGGTCCAGCTGTCGGTGCGCGCCACCCGGCCCGCCGGCGTCCAGGCCGGCGACGACATCGGATTGCGTTGCGACCCCGCCGATCTCCACCTGTTCGACCCGCACTCCGGCCTGCGCCTGCGCTGGCAGGAGC